The following proteins are encoded in a genomic region of Nicotiana sylvestris chromosome 4, ASM39365v2, whole genome shotgun sequence:
- the LOC138889990 gene encoding uncharacterized protein, with protein sequence MDVIGPIEPKSSNGHRFILVAIDYFTKWVEAITLKSVTKKAVIDFVHSNLICRFGISATIIMDNAANMNSHLMGEICEQFKITYWNSTPYLPKANGSVEAANTNIKKILRKLIQTVIPTEVEIPSLRIIVEAEIEDSKWVKIYLEQLTLIDEKRMAAVCHGQLYQQRMAYAYNKKVWPRNFEVGQFVLRCILPHHQEAKGKFSPNWKGPYIIRKLLPKRALYLGDIEGNGPEIVVNADAVKRYYV encoded by the exons atggacgtcattgggccgatTGAGCCGAAATcttcaaatggacatagattcatattggtcgctattgactacttcacaaagtgggttgaagcaattactctcaaatctgtcaccaagaaagctgtaatAGACTTCGTGCATTCTAACCTCATCTGCCGTTTTGGTATTTCTGCAACTATCATTATGGATAATGCTGCAAAtatgaatagtcatttgatgggggagatatgtgaacaattcaagataacgtaTTGGAACTCTACTCCCTATCTTCCTAAAGCCAATGGTTCCGTCGAAGCAGCAAAcacgaacatcaaaaagattttgagaaagttgattcaaa CCGTAATACccacagaagttgaaatcccttctctccggatcattgttgaagctgaaattgaagacagtaaGTGGGTCAAAATCTATctggaacagttaaccctgattgatgaaaagcgaatggccgcagtctgccacgggcagttgtaccaacaaagaatggcctatgcctacaacaagaaagtatggcccagaaattttgaagtggggcaatTTGTTTTAAGGTGTATCCTCccccatcatcaggaagcaaaaggaaaattttctcctaattggaaaggtccatacattatcAGGAAATTGTTGCCAAAAAGGGCATTATATCTGGGAGACAT